One segment of Massilia sp. Se16.2.3 DNA contains the following:
- the trpD gene encoding anthranilate phosphoribosyltransferase: MPITPQEALLRCIEHREIFHDEMLHLFRQIMSGEMSPTMVAALTMGLRVKKETIGEITAAAQVMREFSTKVPMADTRKLLDIVGTGGDGAHTFNISSAAMFVAAAAGARVAKHGGRSVSSSSGSADLIEALGADIDLTPEQIAQSIAQTGIGFMFAPNHHAAMKHVAPVRRELGVRSIFNILGPLTNPAGAPNILMGVFHPDLVGIQVRVLQRLGAQHALVVWGRDNMDEVSLGAGTLVGELVHGEIREYEIHPEDFGLSMIASRNLKVANKEESKLRVMEALRGEPGAATDIVALNAGTALYAAGVASSIEEGLAKARATIASGAALAKLDQFVNVTRQLGAH, from the coding sequence ATGCCGATCACCCCGCAAGAAGCGCTGCTGCGCTGTATCGAACACCGCGAGATCTTCCACGACGAGATGCTGCACCTGTTCCGCCAGATCATGTCGGGCGAGATGTCGCCGACCATGGTCGCGGCCCTCACCATGGGCCTGCGCGTGAAAAAGGAAACCATCGGCGAAATCACCGCCGCCGCGCAAGTCATGCGCGAATTTTCCACCAAGGTGCCGATGGCCGACACCCGCAAGCTGCTCGACATCGTCGGCACCGGCGGCGACGGCGCCCACACCTTCAACATCTCGAGCGCGGCGATGTTCGTCGCGGCCGCCGCCGGTGCCCGCGTGGCCAAGCATGGCGGGCGCAGCGTCTCGTCCTCGTCCGGCAGCGCCGACCTGATCGAAGCGCTCGGCGCCGACATCGACCTGACGCCCGAGCAGATCGCCCAGTCGATCGCCCAGACCGGCATCGGCTTCATGTTCGCCCCGAACCACCATGCGGCGATGAAGCACGTGGCGCCGGTGCGGCGCGAGCTGGGCGTGCGCAGCATCTTCAACATCCTGGGGCCGCTCACCAATCCGGCCGGCGCCCCGAACATCCTGATGGGCGTGTTCCACCCGGATCTCGTCGGCATCCAGGTGCGCGTGCTGCAGCGCCTCGGCGCCCAGCACGCGCTGGTGGTCTGGGGCCGCGACAACATGGACGAAGTCTCGCTCGGCGCCGGCACCCTGGTCGGCGAACTGGTGCACGGCGAAATCCGCGAATACGAAATCCATCCGGAAGACTTCGGCCTGTCGATGATCGCCAGCCGCAACCTGAAGGTGGCGAACAAGGAAGAGTCGAAGCTGCGCGTGATGGAAGCGCTGCGCGGCGAGCCGGGCGCGGCAACCGACATCGTGGCGCTCAACGCCGGTACCGCCCTGTACGCCGCGGGCGTCGCCTCCTCGATCGAGGAAGGCCTGGCCAAGGCGCGCGCCACCATCGCGTCCGGCGCGGCACTGGCCAAGCTCGATCAGTTCGTCAACGTCACGCGCCAGCTCGGCGCCCATTGA